A window of Ipomoea triloba cultivar NCNSP0323 chromosome 2, ASM357664v1 contains these coding sequences:
- the LOC116007275 gene encoding probable calcium-binding protein CML15, producing MASVDLKVDQRQELREIFTRFDMDSDGSLTLLELAALLRSLGLKPSGDQLHALLANMDANGNGTVEFEELVGAILPDMDDQILINQQQLLEVFRSFDRDGNGYITPAELAGSMAKMGQPLSYRELTEMIREADADGDGVINFTEFAAVMARSAAGYLGLPVS from the coding sequence ATGGCGTCTGTGGATCTGAAAGTGGATCAGCGGCAGGAATTGAGAGAAATATTCACGAGATTCGACATGGATTCCGACGGGAGCTTAACCTTGTTAGAGCTAGCGGCGCTGCTACGTTCGCTGGGTCTGAAGCCGTCGGGGGACCAGCTCCACGCGCTTTTAGCCAACATGGATGCCAACGGCAATGGCACCGTGGAGTTTGAGGAGCTGGTGGGGGCCATCTTGCCCGACATGGACGACCAAATCCTGATCAACCAACAACAGCTCCTCGAGGTGTTCCGATCTTTTGACCGTGACGGTAACGGCTACATCACTCCGGCGGAGCTGGCGGGATCTATGGCCAAAATGGGGCAGCCGTTGTCCTACCGTGAGCTCACGGAGATGATCCGGGAGGCCGACGCTGACGGTGACGGCGTTATCAACTTTACGGAATTTGCGGCCGTTATGGCCAGGTCAGCAGCTGGTTATCTAGGCCTCCCAGTTTCATAA
- the LOC116007262 gene encoding G patch domain-containing protein TGH, with protein MDSDEEDFVFFGTPIEREEDVSSRKKKAVAEASGQLRSLPAWKQEVRDEEGRRRFHGAFTGGYSAGYYNTVGSKEGWTPQSFTSSRKSRAEVKQQSIYNFLDDDEKDEMEGHLGTSSQYDTFGFTAAELARKQAEKEQKQRPSVIPGPVPDELVVSAAESIGAKLLLKMGWRHGRSIKDSNADSLYEARREARKAFLALSSNDAKGQHVGSEQFEHDIHPIDLPADDDSQFFKSTPNFVLSPKQDLHGLGYDPFKHAPEFREKKRSRASGKKDIGHQGPLSMKDSLFGFKSGRVAPGFGIGALEDLDVEDEDVYTSGFEIEGSYVEEVEEPPLPTKENVKMLDNKKHDVLPGFKAASNSEYQLERFDPPVVPKDFIPFHKFTAPLEVNSRVAESPPPEVPPPEDKNLRILIEGLASLVARAGKLFEDLSREKNQSNPLFGFLTGGSGHEYYSRRLWEERQKHNGQTAKHLEGKIQQNSQMTAESRGKILGEKPLERSSRETSSTVTPADAINFQSSLNETFTKSLPMTEMPEAGKPFRDDPAKQERFEQFLKEKYQGGLRPKDSGGSSTMSEAARARERLEFEAVAEAIEKGKWGIESKPPNELFSDTLAVAASRFTSSTVENTKVDRDEELAKKKLYPKREEFQWRPSPILCKRFDLIDPYMGKPPPAPRARSKMDSLIFMTDSVKSAKVEESVTDRLFSVSEASQEEIRTQKEIEAEIEVENVERPVDLYKAIFSDDSDDEEIMNRTQAKDPEEKVEVANTTLNRLIAGDFLESLGKELGLEVPPDVTFPETKASTTDKEIFNAERPIGNKTSSADNARNVEAMPDKPHLQEILQGDRLKSGGSVDFISHRNDSRTVSSGGYGSDMNRNIPQKGQTDINTKSEASQRHDWSSNSSEENRSRKRKHNRHRTSDSSDSDLSDSSDDYRDRRHEKSKREKNRSSRDRSSSKRHSKHHKHRRRSRSSHHHSGKERGESRREKHKHKE; from the exons ATGGACAGCGACGAGGAGGATTTCGTCTTCTTCGGAACGCCTATAGAGCGAGAGGAAGACGTCTCCAGCCGGAAGAAGAAGGCCGTCGCTGAGGCCTCCGGCCAATTGCGCAGCCTTCCAGCTTGGAAGCAAGAG GTCAGGGATGAAGAGGGTAGAAGGAGATTTCATGGTGCATTTACTGGTGGTTATTCTGCAGGATATTACAATACAGTTGGCTCAAAAGAAG GATGGACTCCACAGTCATTTACATCGTCTCGGAAAAGCAGAGCTGAAGTCAAGCAGCAAAGTATTTATAACTTTTTGGATGATGATGAGAAAGAT GAAATGGAGGGCCACCTTGGGACTTCGTCACAGTATGATACATTTGGATTTACTGCTGCTGAACTTGCTCGTAAACAAGCTGAAAAGGAGCAAAAGCAGAG GCCATCAGTTATTCCCGGACCTGTTCCTGATGAGCTAGTAGTTTCAGCAGCTGAGTCCATTG GAGCAAAGTTGCTGCTGAAGATGGGATGGCGGCATGGTCGTTCAATCAAGGACTCGAATGCTGATTCACTCTATG AGGCTCGCAGAGAAGCAAGGAAAGCCTTTTTGGCACTTTCCTCTAATGATGCAAAAGGTCAACATGTGGGTTCTGAACAGTTTGAACATGATATCCATCCCATTGATCTGCCAGCTGATGATGATAGTCAGTTCTTTAAGAGCACACCG AATTTTGTTCTTAGTCCAAAACAAGACCTGCATGGCTTAGGCTATGATCCATTCAAGCATGCTCCTGAATTTAGAG AAAAGAAGAGGTCACGTGCATCTGGGAAGAAGGACATTGGACATCAAGGGCCCCTCTCAATGAAGGATAGTCTCTTTGGTTTTAAAT CTGGAAGGGTTGCTCCTGGCTTTGGAATTGGGGCTCTTGAGGATTTGGatgttgaagatgaagatgtgtATACCTCAG GTTTTGAAATCGAAGGTTCATATGTTGAAGAAGTTGAGGAGCCTCCATTACCAACAAAGGAGAATGTAAAGATGTTGGATAATAAAAAGCATGATGTTCTGCCTGGTTTTAAGGCTGCCTCGAATTCTGAATATCAGTTAGAAAG ATTTGATCCTCCAGTGGTTCCAAAAGATTTTATCCCCTTTCACAAATTTACCGCTCCTCTTGAAGTCAACAGTAGAGTTGCTGAATCTCCACCCCCAGAGGTTCCACCTCCAGAGGATAAGAACCTTAGAATCTTAATTGAGGGTTTAGCAAGTTTAGTAGCTCGTGCTGGTAAACTATTTGAGGATCTTTCTCGGGAAAAAAACCAGTCAAACCCTTTGTTTGGTTTCCTTACTGGAGGGAGTGGCCATGAATATTATTCAAGGAGACTTTGGGAGGAGAGACAGAAGCATAATGGTCAAACAGCAAAGCATTTGGAAGGCAAAATACAACAAAATTCTCAGATGACAGCAGAGAGCCGTGGAAAAATTTTAGGGGAGAAGCCTCTAGAAAGAAGCTCGAGAGAGACGAGCTCCACTGTAACTCCTGCTGATGCCATCAATTTCCAGTCCAGTCTCAACGAAACATTTACTAAGTCTTTACCAATG ACTGAGATGCCTGAAGCTGGAAAACCTTTCCGAGATGATCCTGCAAAACAAGAAAGATTTGAACAGTTCTTGAAGGAGAAATATCAAGGAGGTCTTCGCCCTAAAGATTCAGGAGGATCTAGTACAATGTCAGAAGCGGCTCGTGCTCGTGAAAGGTTAGAATTTGAGGCTGTTGCTGAGGCTATAGAGAAAGGGAAATGGGGGATAGAAAGCAAACCCCCAAATGAGTTGTTTTCAGATACACTAGCTGTAGCAGCGTCAAGATTCACTTCTAGCACAGTCGAG AACACTAAAGTTGATCGTGATGAGGAATTGGCTAAAAAGAAATTGTATCCTAAAAGGGAAGAGTTTCAGTGGCGTCCTTCACCTATTCTGTGCAAGCGTTTTGATCTAATTGACCCCTACATGGGCAAG CCACCACCAGCTCCACGTGCAAGGAGTAAAATGGATTCTCTTATATTCATGACAGATTCTGTTAAAAGTGCTAAGGTGGAGGAGAGTGTTACTGATAGACTATTTTCTGTTTCTGAGGCCAGTCAAGAGGAAATAAGAACTCAAAAGGAGATTGAGGCTGAGATAGAAGTTGAAAATGTTGAAAGGCCTGTTGACTTATACAAG gcTATATTTTCTGATGATTCAGATGATGAGGAAATTATGAATCGCACCCAAGCGAAGGATCCTGAGGAGAAGGTTGAGGTTGCTAATACAACTCTAAATCGATTAATTGCTGGTGACTTCTTAGAATCATTGGGTAAAGAGTTAGGCCTAGAAGTTCCCCCAGATGTAACTTTCCCAGAAACCAAAGCTAGCACTACAGACAAGGAGATCTTCAATGCAGAAAGACCCATTGGGAATAAAACATCTTCTGCTGATAATGCTAGAAATGTTGAAGCAATGCCGGATAAACCTCATCTGCAGGAGATCCTTCAAGGGGATAGGTTGAAGTCAGGAGGATCAGTGGATTTCATATCTCATAGGAATGATAGCCGAACAGTTAGTTCTGGAGGCTATGGGAGCGACATGAACAGAAATATCCCACAAAAAGGTCAAACTGATATAAACACAAAATCTGAAGCTAGTCAGCGTCATGATTGGAGCAGTAATTCGTCAGAGGAAAACAGAAGCAGAAAACGCAAGCATAATCGGCACAGAACAAGTGACAGTTCAGATAGTGATTTATCTGATTCATCTGACGACTATAGAGATCGGCGTCATGAAAAATCTAAAAGAGAAAAGAATCGATCATCAAGGGATAGAAGTAGTAGCAAGAGGCACTCAAAGCACCATAAGCATCGGAGGCGCAGCAGATCTTCTCATCATCATTCTGGGAAAGAACGTGGAGAATCCAGAAGAGAGAAACACAAACATAAAGAATAG
- the LOC116010798 gene encoding uncharacterized protein LOC116010798 — MARRISEEDNRALLKEFTATEVREAVFSMKAEKSPGPDGFNPGTNCFPIGFNDANITLIPKVNFLETVGDLRPIALCNVITDNILIASEVLHYMNHKKSGKVGWAALKLDMAKAYDRLEWNFLEMIMLKLGFDVQWIQLIMTCVTTVRYRIVVNGKLTKLIVPSRGIRQGDPLSPYLFILCAEGLSYLLQNQEIQGNIHGCKVARGAPSISHIFFADDSLLFFRAEVRESEAIKNCLNTYEATSGQAVNLNKSCICFSRNTQDLIKESITGCIGIVNVVGLGKYLGLPLGIGRNKQGIFSYIEAKIKQRISGWNKRILSRAGKEVLLKSIAQAMPTFTMSIYLLPKTLCSNLENTLNKFWWQNKESDIHWLSWEKMCSPKSSEGLGFKRRHIFNIALLVKQGWRLITNPDSLVSKIFKARYFPQGNFLQAVIGSNPSYCWRSILAAQDILIRGCGIRIGDGKSTNIFNHPWLPDTTNPFVTTNFADSQVFDRVAELIDPATSDWNIQLINEYFNSRDVRLISQIPVSMNHSDQWFWMKDLKGLYSVRNGYRELYGEAMQPDSCNFKSWNQLWRLKIPPKIKNFIWRCARNILPVKTVLRKEESKFPLIVPFVTKKWSPRSHLFLDCEFSKLVWDNTILPLHILEASFESWLSQVVDLDDENKSRSIIAILWTVWKNRNEYVWNNKQWNTVQRTQGIDASWVYCEVDASVIENSASFGAVIRTHSGLFLAAISGPLRLVNEARLAEALAIKEALSWLKSKQWQKICILTDCQQAFSISYINRSGNVCAHTLARVAPMEHKRPAGTAAWSGVRGGHTVAEGEVMIQKGLQDPKVKFLREQLEKVDCKIIDNFFKSVRCNTLMSGFFCPKSNDSTLLTEVNRKNWKPVVVSRGGTGVSRLFFADDLMLFAKASEAQGQVIMDCLDTFSKQSGVKRDLKRTMGILVSENLGNYLGVPILQQRVTKQTFTYILEGMKKKLANWKAETLSLAGRKVLIQSVLATLPVYSMQAFKLPVGIS, encoded by the exons ATGGCTAGGAGAATATCTGAGGAGGATAACAGGGCACTACTCAAGGAGTTTACAGCCACAGAAGTTAGGGAGGCAGTGTTCAGTATGAAAGCCGAAAAATCTCCGGGTCCGGATGGTTTTAACCCAG GTACAAACTGTTTCCCAATTGGCTTCAATGATGCAAATATCACCTTGATTCCTAAAGTTAACTTTCTTGAAACTGTTGGAGATCTTCGTCCTATTGCACTATGTAAT GTTATCACAGATAATATCCTTATTGCATCTGAAGTTCTCCATTATATGAACCATAAGAAATCTGGTAAAGTCGGTTGGGCTGCATTGAAGTTAGACATGGCGAAAGCCTACGATAGGTTGGAATGGAACTTTCTTGAGATGATTATGCTTAAGTTGGGGTTTGATGTTCAGTGGATTCAATTAATAATGACGTGCGTTACTACTGTTCGCTATAGAATTGTTGTTAATGGCAAACTTACCAAGCTCATTGTCCCATCCCGAGGCATTAGACAAGGAGATCCCCTCTCTccatatctctttattcttTGTGCTGAAGGCTTATCATATCTTCTTCAGAATCAGGAAATTCAAGGAAACATCCATGGTTGCAAGGTTGCGAGAGGTGCCCCCAGTATTTCTCACATCTTTTTTGCCGATGACAGTCTTCTGTTTTTCAGGGCCGAAGTCAGGGAGTCTGAGGCTATTAAGAATTGTCTAAATACTTATGAAGCTACATCCGGGCAAGCAGTGAATCTAAACAAATCATGTATCTGTTTTAGTCGAAACACTCAGGATCTGATCAAGGAGTCCATCACAGGATGTATTGGAATTGTAAATGTTGTTGGTCTGGGCAAATATTTGGGTTTACCTCTTGGCATTGGCCGCAATAAACAAGGGATTTTCTCATATATCGAGGCCAAGATCAAACAAAGGATTTCAGGGTGGAACAAAAGAATTCTCTCTAGAGCAGGTAAAGAGGTCTTACTGAAAAGCATTGCTCAAGCCATGCCTACATTCACAATGAGCATCTATCTCCTTCCCAAAACACTTTGTTCCAATCTGGAAAACACTCTTAACAAATTCTGGTGGCAAAACAAAGAGAGTGATATTCACTGGCTTTCGTGGGAGAAAATGTGCAGCCCTAAATCATCTGAGGGCTTGGGATTTAAAAGACGGCACATCTTTAACATAGCTCTCCTAGTGAAACAGGGGTGGAGGCTTATAACCAACCCGGATTCCCTTGTCTCCAAGATATTCAAAGCCCGTTATTTTCCCCAAGGAAACTTCTTACAAGCTGTGATTGGATCCAATCCTAGCTACTGCTGGCGTTCCATTTTAGCTGCCCAAGATATCCTAATTAGAGGATGCGGTATTCGTATCGGGGATGGTAAATCCactaatatttttaatcatCCTTGGCTGCCCGATACTACTAACCCTTTTGTTACCACGAATTTTGCAGATTCACAGGTTTTTGACAGAGTCGCGGAACTCATTGATCCTGCCACAAGTGACTGGAACATTCAGCTAATTAATGAGTACTTCAATTCTCGGGATGTGAGACTTATAAGCCAAATACCTGTGTCTATGAATCACTCCGATCAATGGTTTTGGATGAAGGATTTAAAGGGATTATACTCAGTGCGCAATGGGTATAGAGAGCTGTATGGAGAAGCTATGCAACCTGACAGCTGCAATTTCAAGTCATGGAACCAGTTATGGAGGCTCAAAATTCCCCCAAAAATTAAGAATTTCATTTGGCGGTGCGCTCGTAACATTCTACCTGTTAAAACAGTCCTCCGCAAAGAAGAGTCGAAATTCCCCCTAATTGTCCCCTTTGTCACAAAGAAGTGGAGTCCAAGGTCACATTTATTTCTGGATTGTGAGTTTTCTAAGCTAGTATGGGACAATACTATACTTCCTTTACATATTCTTGAGGCTAGTTTTGAAAGTTGGCTTTCACAAGTTGTTGATTTAGATGATGAAAATAAAAGCAGGAGTATTATTGCTATTTTATGGACTGTTTGGAAGAACAGGAATGAATATGTTTGGAACAACAAACAGTGGAAT ACTGTTCAAAGAACTCAGGGCATTGATGCAAGTTGGGTCTATTGTGAAGTTGATGCATCGGTCATAGAAAATTCTGCCTCTTTCGGCGCTGTAATTCGCACTCATTCTGGTTTGTTCCTCGCTGCTATCTCCGGCCCTTTGAGACTGGTCAATGAAGCTCGTTTAGCCGAAGCTCTTGCCATCAAGGAGGCTCTTTCTTGGCTAAAGAGTAAACAGTGGCAGAAAATATGCATCCTAACCGACTGCCAGCAA GCTTTTAGCATTAGCTATATCAATAGATCAGGGAATGTGTGTGCTCACACTTTAGCCCGGGTTGCAC CAATGGAGCACAAGCGACCGGCTGGCACTGCCGCGTGGTCCGGCGTGAGAGGCGGTCATACGGTGGCGGAAGGCGAGGTCATGATCCAGAAAGGCCTACAGGATCCAAAAGTTAAGTTTCTGAGGGAGCAATTGGAGAAAGTCGACTGCAAAATTATTGATAATTTCTTCAAATCAGTCCGCTGCAATACGCTGATGTCTGGCTTTTTCTGTCCAAAGAGCAACGATTCAA CTCTCCTGACTGAGGTGAATAGGAAGAATTGGAAACCAGTTGTGGTCTCAAGAGGTGGTACTGGTGTCTCCCGTTTATTTTTTGCTGATGACTTAATGCTTTTTGCGAAGGCCTCGGAAGCTCAGGGTCAAGTCATTATGGACTGTTTGGACACTTTCTCGAAGCAGTCAG GGGTCAAAAGAGATTTGAAGAGAACTATGGGAATCCTGGTCTCGGAAAACTTGGGGAACTATCTTGGCGTCCCTATTCTCCAACAACGGGTTACCAAACAAACCTTTACGTATATCCTGGAGGGCATGAAAAAGAAACTGGCAAACTGGAAGGCGGAGACTCTTTCCCTTGCGGGGCGCAAAGTCCTTATTCAATCAGTGCTGGCTACTCTGCCTGTCTACTCCATGCAGGCCTTCAAACTCCCGGTGGGGATTAGTTAG